TACCTTCACGGGTTACAGCAGCTTTATCCAAGGGTACTTCATAAGCTTCATCTGGCACTTCGTCACGGAATGAACGATAAAGTTTCATATGTTCCAAAAAGACAACCGGGTCGTTACTACGAATTGATGCAATCAATAAACCTTTAGCATCATAAGGATTTGAAGGAATAACTACCCGTAAACCAGGAGATTGTGCCATTAGTCCTTCTAAGTTATCTGAGTGAAGTTCTGGTGTATGCACGCCACCACCAAATGGTGAACGAATTGTAATTGGTAAATTACGTGTACCGCCCATGCGGTAACGTGTCCGTGCCATTTGACCAACGATTTCGTCCATTACTTCAAAAACAAAACCAAAGAATTGGATTTCAGGAACTGGACGGAAACCTTCAAGTGCTAAACCAAAAGCTAAACCACCAATACCCGATTCTGCTAATGGTGTGTCAAACACGCGGTCTTCACCATATTTTTCTTGCAAACCTTCTGTTGCGCGGAATACCCCACCATTTTTACCTACATCTTCACCAAATACTAAGACATTTTCGTCAGCACCTAATTCCAAACTCAATGCGTCGGTGATCGCTTGGATCATTGTTTTTTGCGCCATGACTATTTCGACTCCTTCGCTTCATAAAATGCAATTTGTTCTTTAATACTCTGTGGTTGTACTTCATACATACTCTTCAAGAAATCAGAAACTTTTTGTTTTGGTACACGATCAGCTTCCGCAATGGCTGCTTTGATTTCTTCTTTTGTCTTTTCGATGACCTCTTCTTCTTTTGCCTCTGACCAAAGTCCTTTTTCAGTTAAGTAGGTACGCATGCGAATTAATGGATCTTGTTGTTGCCATTCGTTGTCTAAATCTTTTGAACGGTAACGGGTTGGGTCATCACCAGAAAGTGTATGTGGACCGTAGCGATACGTTAAAGTTTCAATTAAAACAGGACCGTTTCCAGCAGCAGCCCATTCTCTAGCTGCTTTAGAAACCGTATATACTGCAAGAGCGTCCATACCATCTACTTGAATGCCTGGAATACCAGCCGCCGCTGCTTTTTGTGCCAATGTTTTAGCTGCAGTTTGTTTTTCCCGTGGTGTGGAAATAGCAAACCCATTATTTTGAATATAGAAAACCGCATTCGCGTGGTATGCACCCGCAAAGTTAATCGCTTCATAAAAATCCCCTTGTGATGAACCACCATCGCCAGTATAAACAAACGTAACATTTTTACTGTTGCGTTTTTTCAGACCTAGTGCTACACCTGCAGCTTGCACATATTGTGCACCAATAATAATTTGCGGTGGCATTGCGTGTAAGTCTTCTGGATATAAGTTCCCTGCAACGTGTCCACGAGACCACAAAAAGGCTTCTTTTAATGGTAAGCCATGTTGAACAAGTTGTGGTACGTCACGATAACCAGGAAACAAGCGATCTTCTTTTTCAAAAGCAAAATGACTTGCTAACTGACTTGCTTCTTGTCCTGCAGTTGGTGCGTAAAATCCTAGACGACCTTGACGGTTTAATGCAGTTGAACGTTGATCTAAAACACGTGACCACACCATTTGTGTCATTAATTCAACTAATTCATCATCACTTAAGTCAGGGATTAAATCTTTATTAACCACCTTGCCGTTCTTATCTAATGCCTGATACGTTGGAAAATCAGCATTGATCTCATCCAAAATCTTTTGGAAATCGATTACATTCTTTGCCATTTTATTATCCATTCCTCTCCTAAATAAATGACCCTAAGTATAACAGCATAATATTCTGTATTAGGTAATTCGTAAAACTTACATCACTAAGCTATCATTTATCCGAAAGAAATACAACTAAGACGCTCACTAAATCACGAAATAAAAATTCGTTAAAACAGCTTGATAGCCGATTATTTTTGTGAAATTCATCACATTTATAAAGCGCTTTTAAAAATTTGGATTTTAGTTGACAAAATCTCGAATAATTGTTAGTACAGCAAACTAATAAAAATGCGACAGCTACCTGTATAGCTGTCGCATTTCTTTACTTTCATACCCATTCGGAAGTAAATTTAATATATAGTCGTTTGGCAATTTCAATCACAATCAAGTACCCACTAATAATTAAAATAAACCACCCCCAATACTCTGTTGGTAGCATCACGAAATCAAAAACACTTCGTAAAGGAGATAAAACTAGAACAAAACCTGTTACAATTGCTAAAATACTTGTCAAAATGACTGATAGTGAAGCACGACTTTGAATAAAGGGGACTTTTCTGGTTCGAACCATGTGGACTACCAGTGTTTGCGTTGTTAAGCCAACTAAAAACCACCCCGTTTGAAAAAGACTTTGCTCCCCTACAGCATTAGCGCCTAAAACAAACCACATTACTAAAAATGTTAAAATATCGAAGATACTAGAAACAGGCCCAATTGAGACAGTAAATTTGAATAAGTCGCTAATTTCCCAACGGACAGGTTTTACCAATTCTTCTTCGTCTACATTATCCCAAGGAATTGTCAATTGTGCCATGTCATAAATCAGATTTTGTACTAGTAATTGCATAGAAAGCATCGGTAGAAAAGGTAGAAAAGCACTCGCTACTAAAATGGAAAAGACATTCCCAAAATTTGAACTGATTGTAAACTTAATATATTTCATCATATTAGAAAAAACGCGACGCCCTTCAATAACTCCAGTTTCCAATACATTCAAACTTTTTTCTAACAAAATAATAGAGCTTGCGTCTTTCGTAATATCCGCTGCTGTATCAACTGAAATACCGACATCGGCTTTACGCAATGCCGGTGCATCATTAATTCCATCGCCCATAAAGCCAACAGTATGACCTTTTCGTTGAATAACTTCAATTAAACGAGATTTTTGCATTGGGTTTAATTTAGCAAACAAATTTGTTTCGTCCACTTGTGCCATCAACTCTTCATCTGATAAAGCTTCAATATCTGTCCCCAACAAAATATTGGTAACGCGAATTCCAACATCTTGACAGACTTTTTTGGCTACAATCGCATTATCTCCCGTTAAAACTTTTACCGCAACACCATGGTCATGTAATGATTTAATAGCCGAGGTAGCTGACTCTTTAGCCGGATCCAAAAAGCCCATAAAGCCAATCAATGTCATATCTTTTTCATCAGCTACGGTGTAATTTGCCGTAGTGTGTGCATCTTTTTTTACTGCAACAGTTAAAACACGCATCCCTTGTTCGTTCATTTTCATATTTACGTTGCGCATTTTTTCTCTTAGAGCTGCATCCATCGGCACAACTTCGCCGTCAATTTCGGCATATTTACAAACTTTTTCCATCTCTTCTACAGCACCTTTTGTCACCATAATTTGATGGTTGTCTGCTTTTACTACAACAGTTAAACGGCGGCGAGAAAAATCAAAAGGAATCTCATCAATCTTAACCACATCTTTAAAAGGTAGAGTTAAATTTTTTGCTTCAAAATAATTTAAAACTGCAATATCCATCAAATTTTTCCAACCGGTTTGATAATGAGAGTTTAGATAGGTCATTGTGAGAACATTTTGATTTTCTTTCCCCATTGGATTTAAATGTTGCACTAACACAACACGATCTTCGGTAATTGTCCCTGTTTTATCCGTACACAATACATCCATACTGCCCAAATTTTGAATAGAAGGTAATTCTTTTACGATTACTTTTTGTTTGGATAAAGCTAGCGCTCCTTTAGCCAGATTACTTGTGACAATCATCGGCAACATTTCTGGTGTCAGACCAACCGCTACAGCGATGGCAAAAAAGAAAGCAGATGTCCAATCCCCTTTTGTCAAACCATTAATCAAAAAAACAATTGGAAATAAAATCATCACCATTCTTAACAGCAACTTGCTCACTCTGGTTAAACCAATATCAAAAGCTGTTTTTCCACGTTTACTTGTCGCATTTTTAGCAATATCACCAAAGAAAGTTTGTTGGCCTGTTTTTAAAATAATAGCTTTTCCTTGTCCGCTTAACACATCTGTCCCCATGAACACCAAGTCATCTAAATCCAACGCAGAAATATCCGCCTCTTTTTTTACACCCGCTTCAACAAATTTTTCTACGGGCATTGATTCGCCTGTTAGAGAGGATTGATTGACAAATAGATCTTTTGTCCAAATCAAAACAGCATCAGCTGGTATCATATCGCCTGTAGCTAGCGTTACAATATCTCCTGGAACAACTTCATCCATAGGAATCTCTTTAGTACGACCATCTCGTGTAACAGCACAAGTATTTTCGATTAACTCTTTTAATTCTAAACTCGCTTTTTGGGAGCGGTATTCTTGTACAAAAGTTATGACCACACTTGCCAAAATCATAACCAACATTACAATAGCTGCTTCGTAATCGCTAGTGACAAATGACACCACGGCCAAGGCTGCTAAAACCAATACAAAAGGATCTTTAAAAGCCGCTAAAAATAATAGCCAAGCCGGTGTTGGTTTTTGGGCATCTACCCGATTTTCACCATATTCTTCTAGCCGTTCTTTGGCATCCTCAGATGACAATCCGTTAATAGAAGTTCTAAGTTCCATAAATAATTCTCGTTCTGATAAAAAAGCTAGTTTTTTCAATTCTTGTTCTTTTGTGTTTTTTGTAAATAACATGTTCTCTCTCCTTGCCACTAGGAAAGATTCCCTCTTCCCTAGCTGTTTTTATTTAGTTTCTGTCGCGAGGGACTGGGGTGTTCCATGCTAATCAACCTTTCTAAATTTTATTTCAAGTATTTGTTAGAAAAAGAAAAAACGCGCACTCAACAATGAGCACGCGTTTAATAAGCATATGTTCATGTTGAGCTTTAGCACTATAGGGCGTAGATAGCTTATACTATCAGCTGCGTTATGAATAACCTTCACGATCATTCCTGTTCTACCAACTAAGAGTCTCTCGATTCTTTCGCGGCAGCAGCTTGTGTCCATATAGGAGCCTCACCTAACAAATATTTAATTATGAAAATTTCAATCTCTTTTCACCTATTATCCTAAAGACTCTCAGACCGTTTGTCAACACTAACGAAGATTTTCTAAAAAAAGATACTGCTTTTATACTTTTTTTGAAAGTTTCAAAAAAATATAATTTTCGTTGCAGAATTGTACGCTCCCCCGTATCATTGAGTATAAAAGCATAATTATTACTTTTTAATCATTATCATGCAAAAGATAGGAGAATTTTATGAATTTACGCGCTTTTTTAGCTCGCCAGGAAATGCGCCAGCTTAGCGTTATCGAGGCACTTTATCAGCATCCAAATGGCATTTCTTTAGAAGAATTACTGAAATTATGTCCTTTTTCAATCAAGACCATTCGGAATACTATCACCGAGATACAAAGTTATTTCAAAGATTTTGAGATTGATTATCACCAAAATCATTACTATTGGCGTGCCTCTGCAGATTTTGGATTAGATCGTTTTTACGATTACTTAATGCAAGAAACAAGTGAAATGCGTTTTTTAGAACATTTGCTTTTTGAGGACTGTTTCACTTTTTCTGACTGTGCCAACGCTCTTTATCTGAGTAACGCAAGTTTTCACCGTTTACGTCGCAATTTCGCTAAGATTTTAGCCACTTTTGACGTTACAATAACAAACCGCCCAGTACGCATCGAAGGCAACGAAATATTTATTCGAATACTATATATCCTCTATTTTTCCGAAAAACGTTACGCTGCAGCTTATCTTTTTCCCGATAGACAAAGCGATAACGCCTTAAGCAATTTAGTTAGCGTCATTTTAAAGGAACATCACTTAACACAAAACTATCGGCAACATGAACAACTCTACTTTGCAGGAGCTGTTTCTTTGTGGCGCCAGCGCCATAATCGGTTATTGCCTAAAAATTATAAAAGTGATTTTATACAACCAACCAATTTGAATTTAAAAAATGCAAAAAACACCTTAGAAAAGGCCCTTTTAAACATGAATTGGCACTTTGATTTTGATGAAACTTTTTGGCTACTTAGTTATGATTATTTGCTGCTATCTGAGGCGCATTTTAGACAGGCAAAACAAACGAATCCACGTATCTTCGAACTTAGCGAATTAACCAGCAATTACCTCGACGATTTGCTAAACTTAACAAAAACCGTCCTATCAATTGAAAAAAAAGAAAAATTGGTTTGGCAATTTTGCAATGAAAATTATATTTACCTTGAAAACTGTGATTTCATCACAATTCTATCCAATTCTAGACGCGACTTTGTATTAAATTATGAAAAAAAATTTCCGCAGGTCGTGGCGGGACTCAAGCAATTTATCAGCAACTACGGAAGAAAAAACAAAATTCAAATTACACCTGACCATACGTATCATCAACTGTTTCTAATCATCACGTTATTACCAGAGGTTTTAAAATACTGGCAATTTAAAACACGAACATTAATTTTATCGGATGTTTCTTTAACACATCCTCATTATTTACACAAAAAATTGTGCCAACATTTTGTCAGTCAAACGCAATTTGAATTAGTAGAAAATATTAATACACAGCTACATGAGATTCATGAGCAGTTCGAGGTTTATGATTTAATTGTCTCGACTTTTTCCCCTCAAGAAATGTTTAGCCACCTTCCTATTGTAACGATTAAACCAATACCTGATTTTCACGACTTTCTTAAAATCGAAACAGCATTGCAACAAATCACGACAATGAGACAGACAATGTAACGATTTGTCAAATAAATTATATGTAAATCCTCAACAATCTCACTATTTAAACGAAATCCGATAAAAAAACTGACGTAAAAATCATATTAGCTTTTACGTCAGTTTTTTTATCAAAAATATTTCCTAAAAATAGCGTAATCTAGTTCAAAAATTACCCTCGTCTTTGGGCTAAACTTCTTTAAATCTGCAATTTATTTTTTCGAGAAATAAGCAGCAATAATAGCCAAAATTCTTTCACTGGCTTTACCATCACCATAAGGATTTTTCGCTTGTGCCATTTTTTCATAATCCTGTGGGTTGGTTAAAAGATTTTTAGCTGCCGCATAAACTGCCTCTTGATCCGTACCGACTAACTGCAGCGTTCCTGCATTAATTCCTTCAGGTCGCTCTGTCGTATCGCGCAAAACCAAAACTGGCACACCCAGTGAAGGGGCTTCTTCTTGTACACCACCAGAATCTGTCATAATCAAGTAACTTCTAGCAGCTAGATTATGAAAATCTATAACATCTAACGGTTCAATCAGCGCTACATTAGTCAAATCTCCTAAATGTTTTTGTGCATTTTCCCGTACCAATGGATTTTTATGCATCGGAAATACAATTGAAACTTCTGGAAAATCTTTAGCTAAGCGGCGTAACGCATGAAATACCGATTCCATCGGTTCCCCCAGATTTTCTCGACGGTGCATTGTAACTAAGATTTGTTTTTTAGACTCCGAAAGTGCTGGATGCTCATACTCTTGTTGTACTGTATATTTCATAGCATCAATTGCTGTATTCCCCGTTACATAGATACGATCAGAAGGATGATGCTCTTGTTGTAGGTTAGCAGCACTTGTTTTGGTAGGCGCAAAATAAAGGTCGCTTAAGACATCTGTCAACTGGCGGTTGGCTTCTTCTGGATAGGGAGAATATTTATTGTAAGTACGCAACCCCGCTTCAACGTGACCAATAGGAATTTGTTGATAAAAAGCAGCTGTTGCCGCAGCAAAAGTCGTCGTAGTATCTCCATGAACGAGTACAATATCTGGTTGTGTTTGTTTTAACACTGGCTGTAATTCCAAGAGCACTTTAGTTGTAATATCAGTCAATGTTTGCCCTTGACTCATGATATCCAAATCAAAATCAGCTTTTAGTGCAAAAATTTGCATCACCTGATCTAACATTTCACGATGTTGCGCTGTCACTGTTACAATTGATTCAAAACGTTCATCATTTTCTAAAGCTTTAATAAGTGGTGCCATTTTAATCGCCTCAGGTCGTGTACCAAAAATTGACATGACTCTAATTGCCATCTTTATCCCCTCTTTTCAAAATAGTCTTTCTGACAATAAAAAACAACTACTATCTTTCATCCATTCTAGCATATTCACTAATAAGATGAAAAAACCACGACTGAAACCAGTCGTGGTTTACAAAACAAATTAAATTGTATCACCATTAAAAATAGAATTTTTTACAATAACATAGTCAACTTTACGTATAGCCTCTAAATCTTTACCACCGGCATAAGAAATTGAAGACTGCAAATCTTGTTGCATTTCAATTAAAGTATCAGAAAGTTTGCCTTTATAAGGAATCCAGATTTTCTTGCCTTCAACATTTTTCTTTTCACCTTTTTGAAACTCTGAAGCACTACCAAAGTATTCTTTTAAAACAACACCATCTTGTACTTTTGTTTCCCCTGGTGATTCTTCGTGACCGGCAAATAATGAACCGATCATAACCATAGTTGCACCAAAACGAACTGATTTGGCAATATCACCATGAGTTCGAATACCGCCGTCAGCAATAATTGGTTTACGCGCAGCTTTGGCACACCAGCGTACTGCAGCTAATTGCCATCCCCCAGTACCAAAACCTGTTTTGATTTTTGTGATACACACTTTCCCAGGACCAATGCCGACTTTTGTTGCATCCGCTCCAGCGTTTTCCAACTCTCGAACCGCTTCAGGAGTCCCAACATTCCCTGCAATGACAAATGTTTCTGGTAACAAACGTTTAATGTGTTGAATCATCTCAATTACAGCATTCGCATGCCCATGAGCAATATCAATGGTAATGTAATCTGGGACTAAATTTTCTGCCGCCAATTCTTCCACAAAAGTGTATTCATGTGGTTTTACACCCACACTAATCGAGGTAATTAAGTTGCGACTTTGCATTTTTTTAATAAAAGGAATCCGCGCATCCTCATTAAAACGATGCATAATATAAAAATAGCCATTTTCAGCTAAAAATTCAGCAATATTTTCATCGATAATCGTCTGCATATTGGCAGGAACTACCGGCATTTTAAAAGAATGCTTTCCTAAAGTTACCGTTGTATCACACTCTGAGCGTGAACTTACGATACATTTATTTGGAATCAGTTGAACATCTTCATAATCAAAAACTTTCATATCAAACATAAGGAATAGCCTCCATTTGTTTATTTAGGTCATATTTTTTGCGCCCTATGTAATTTAGCCTATCTCATTTAGAAATGCAATAAAAAAATCGTAAATATTTTCTTAAAACACAAAAATCGTTCGGAAATTCCGAACGATCATTATTTTTCCACTAATTATTATCAGAAACTATAATAAATTTAAGGTAAATCATTCCCTGCGGCTAAATAAATGCTATACCAATCTTCTTTGGACAACACCACATCACTAGCTTTAGCAATTTCTTCAATTCGCTGTACATTCATCGTACCAATAATCACCTGCATATTAGCTGGATGCCGTAAAATCCACGCTGAAGCAATGCCCGTTGGTGTAGTATGATACTTTTCTGCCATTTCTTCTAATTTTTTGTTCAATTCAGGAAATTTCTCATTTCCAATAAAGACTCCTTCAAAAAAGCCGTATTGATAAGGCGACCATGCTTGAATTGTCATGTCATTCAAACGTGAGAATTCCAAAATACCATCGTCATGATCTACACTGCGAGAATCCGTCATATTTACGTGAAGACCAAAATCTATCATTCCTGTGTGCATAATCCCAAATTGTAATTGATTGGCTACTAAAGGTTGGCGTACATATTTTTGAAGTAATTCAATCTGCCGAGAATACTGATTGCTAACGCCAAAATATTTTACTTTTCCTTCTGATTCTAATTGATCAAAAGCCGCTGCCACTTCTTCTGGCTCCATCAACGTGTCTGGACGATGCAATAAAAGAGCATCTAAATAGTCGACATTTAATCGTTTCAAACTTTTTTCCACGCAAGTGATAATATGTTCTTTCGAAAAATCAAACATCTTACCTGGAACAATGCCACACTTACTTTGAATAAACATATCTTCTCTTTTATAGTCCGTTTTAGCAAATGCTTCTGCAAAAATTTCTTCACATTTGCCTTGCCCGTAAATATCTGCATGATCAAAAAAGTTGATACCATTTTCCACGGCTGCTTGAATTACCGCTACTGGATCTTTTGCTTCTGTAATTCGCATACAACCCAAGACAACACTAGAGACGCCCAACTCATTTGGTCCAAAATTAACTTGTTTCATCTTGTAACCTCCATATTTTTAAAAAATAATTCCAAAAAATGTTTCCCACTAAATTTTAACATAGCACAGCGTAAACGCTAACAATTTCTTTTTAAAAAAAACAATCTTGAAAGATTGTTTTTTAGGAAGGAAAAAATTAATTCAGTGCTTTGGCTCCAATATCTTTACGATAAAACATCTGCGGTAAATCCATTTCACCTAAAGCTTGGTACACCTCATCACGTGCAGTTTTCAAATTTTCAGCTTCTGCTGCTACTAAAAAAATTCTACCACCATTCGCAACCAATTTCCCCGCTTTTTCTGTTGCTCCAGCAAAATACAATACTGTATTTTTTGTAGTTGTTTGTGGCAATAACATGTCTTTTTGATACTCTTTTGGGTACCCCTGTGCTGCAACGACAACCCCAAACGCTGCATTGTCATGCCACGTTACCGCAGGTTTTTTGCCTGCTAAAATATTTGTCACAATATCGGCTAAACTGGATTTTAGGCGAGGCAAAACAACTTGTGTTTCAGGATCACCAAAGCGCGCATTAAATTCAATCACTTTTACCCCATTTTTTGTGGCAATTAAACCAGCATATAAGATTCCAGTAAAAGGCGTACCATTTTTTACCATGCCACTAGCCGCTGGTTCTAAAATTTCTTTCACTGCCTTTTGCACCACTTCATCACTAATTTGTGGCACTGGCGAATATGCCCCCATGCCACCAGTATTAGGACCTGTATCCCCATCATAGGCGCGTTTGTGATCTTGGGCAATGACCATCGGATAAACTTCCTCATCTTTTACAAATGCCAGTAGCGAAAATTCTTCTCCTGCTAAAAATTCTTCAACAACCACTTTAGCACCACTGGGACCAAAACGATTTTCTTCTAACATATCTTCCAGAGCGCCTAAAGCTTCTGCCATTGTTTCAGCGACCACTACCCCTTTTCCTGCAGCTAAACCGTCTGCTTTAATCACAATTGGTACTCCCTTAGCTTCAACGTAAGCTGCGGCTTCTTTATAATCAGAAAAAGTTTTATAATCTGCCGTCGGAATGTGATTATTCACCATAATTTGTTTAGCAAAATCTTTAGAGCTTTCAATTTGCGCTGCTTTTTGATTTGGGCCAAAAATTAATAATCCTGCTTTTTGAAAGTCATCAACAATCCCTCTTTGTAGCGGTGCTTCAGGACCAACAAAAGTCCACGTAATATTTTCCTTTTTAGCAAATGCGATCAAGTTTTCGTGATCTTCTTCTGCAATTGGAACGGTCATTATCCCGTCTTGTTTCATGCCAGGATTCCCCGGCGCACAAAAAACCGTTTCAACTTTTTCATCTGCTAATAATTTTTTAGCAATGGCATGTTCACGACCACCACCACCAATTATAAATAATCTCATTTTACTACCCTCTCTTAGTGACGGAAATGACGAACACCAGTAAAGATCATTGTCATACCGTATTTATCTGCCATATCTATTGATTCTTGATCGCGAATACTTCCACCAGGTTGCACAATGGCTTGAATATTATGCTGCGCTGCAAATTCTACGGAGTCTCCCATTGGAAAATACGCATCACTGGCTAGAACTGCCCCATCCATTTTCCCTGCGTTTTCCGCTTGTGCAATTGCAATTTTAACTGAACCAACGCGATTCATCTGGCCTGCGCCAATCCCAACCGTTTGGTGTTCATTAGCTAAAACTATTGCATTTGATTTTACATGCTTGACAGCTTTCCAAGCAAAAGCTAAGGCATTCAACTCTTGTGTTGTCGGTTGCCGCTTTGTCACTACCTTCCAATCCGTAACGTCTTCTTTTATCACATCTTGATCTTGTAACAGTAAGCCACCCAAAACGGAAACTTTTTCTGGTAATTCAGCTTTATTTGTAGCACTGAAGTTTAAAGTTAATAGCCGGATATTTTTCTTACTGCTTAACAAAGTTAAAGCTTCGGCAGTAAAACTTGGAGCGATGATGATTTCTAAGAATAATTTGTGCATTTTTTCTGCTGTTGACAAATCTACTTCCCGATTTAAGACAATAATACCGCCAAAGATTGAAACAGGATCTGCATCGTAGGCAAAGTCATAAGCTTTTGAAATTGTAGTGGCTGAACCTATTCCACAAGGATTCATATGTTTTAGTGCCACAACTGTCGGCTCAGTAAATTCTCTTGCAATCCGAATCGCTGCATCGGCGTCTTTGATATTGTTATAAGACAGCTCTTTTCCATGAAGTTGTTTGGCTTGTGCAATGGAATAGCTTACTGGTAACG
The genomic region above belongs to Enterococcus saigonensis and contains:
- the purD gene encoding phosphoribosylamine--glycine ligase; protein product: MRLFIIGGGGREHAIAKKLLADEKVETVFCAPGNPGMKQDGIMTVPIAEEDHENLIAFAKKENITWTFVGPEAPLQRGIVDDFQKAGLLIFGPNQKAAQIESSKDFAKQIMVNNHIPTADYKTFSDYKEAAAYVEAKGVPIVIKADGLAAGKGVVVAETMAEALGALEDMLEENRFGPSGAKVVVEEFLAGEEFSLLAFVKDEEVYPMVIAQDHKRAYDGDTGPNTGGMGAYSPVPQISDEVVQKAVKEILEPAASGMVKNGTPFTGILYAGLIATKNGVKVIEFNARFGDPETQVVLPRLKSSLADIVTNILAGKKPAVTWHDNAAFGVVVAAQGYPKEYQKDMLLPQTTTKNTVLYFAGATEKAGKLVANGGRIFLVAAEAENLKTARDEVYQALGEMDLPQMFYRKDIGAKALN
- the purH gene encoding bifunctional phosphoribosylaminoimidazolecarboxamide formyltransferase/IMP cyclohydrolase — translated: MKRALISVSDKTGVVELAKGLYKAGWEIISTGGTQKVLTEAGIVTVGIEEVTHFPEMMDGRVKTLHPLIHGGLLSRRDNTEHLKAMTAHDIQPIDLVVVNLYPFKETILKKDVTTKEAIENIDIGGPSMLRSAAKNHEFVTVVVDPLDYAAILAEINENGQTTVSIRQKLAAKAFRHTAAYDALIADFMTTLVGEQEPEKLTLTYDLKQDLRYGENAHQEASFYADALPVSYSIAQAKQLHGKELSYNNIKDADAAIRIAREFTEPTVVALKHMNPCGIGSATTISKAYDFAYDADPVSIFGGIIVLNREVDLSTAEKMHKLFLEIIIAPSFTAEALTLLSSKKNIRLLTLNFSATNKAELPEKVSVLGGLLLQDQDVIKEDVTDWKVVTKRQPTTQELNALAFAWKAVKHVKSNAIVLANEHQTVGIGAGQMNRVGSVKIAIAQAENAGKMDGAVLASDAYFPMGDSVEFAAQHNIQAIVQPGGSIRDQESIDMADKYGMTMIFTGVRHFRH